One genomic segment of Pseudorasbora parva isolate DD20220531a chromosome 6, ASM2467924v1, whole genome shotgun sequence includes these proteins:
- the LOC137078890 gene encoding structural maintenance of chromosomes protein 5-like, which yields MTIAPGRWIVMKNKHIPHQLDMASCGVFMIMYALHIVLNEPVDFTAHDIPVIRRWWCLLLMENFALGGHGRQFAHWAEEAMAIVSCLTDRQQRNGTAEIEHDIGALEGVTPPQNLENENVMSNIREGVEWLKENHQLLKSKYLPPRIVCMEEEDALNALARLCSHCEELLDEDDEIRAPFYFTFKNKEDMHLFMSEVRDKKNARVSSFYNPEI from the exons ATGACAATAGCACCAGGCCGTTGGATCGTAATGAAAAACAAG CATATCCCCCATCAACTCGATATGGCATCCTGTGGGGTATTCATGATTATG TATGCCCTGCACATCGTATTGAATGAGCCTGTGGATTTCACTGCT CATGACATTCCAGTCATCAGGAGGTGGTGGTGCCTACTCCTCATGGAGAATTTTGCTCTTGGAGG ACATGGAAGGCAGTTTGCACACTGGGCTGAGGAGGCCATGGCGATTGTGTCCTGTCTCACTGACCGTCAG CAAAGAAATGGAACTGCGGAAATTGAGCATGACATAGGAGCACTGGAGGGGGTCACACCACCACAGAATCTTGAG AACGAGAATGTGATGAGCAACATCAGAGAAGGTGTTGAATGGTTAAAGGAAAATCACCAGCTGTTGAAGAGCAAATACTTGCCACCACGTATTGTCTGCATGGAGGAGGAAGATGCTCTGAATGCCCTTGCTCGACTGTGTTCACATTGTGAGGAACTTCTGGATGAGGATGATGAAATAAGGGCCCcattttatttcacattcaaaaacaAAGAGGACATGCACTTATTCATGTCAGAGGTTAGGGACAAGAAAAATGCTAGAGTGTCATCCTTTTATAACcctgaaatttaa